The proteins below come from a single Gemmatimonadota bacterium genomic window:
- a CDS encoding DUF1080 domain-containing protein produces the protein MATHLSPEEQAEGFTSLFNGKDLNDWRIIGPEEGWEVQNGLIVCNGEGRGWIRPKAMYTDFVLRLDYRNSAGGNSGIFLRTSEEGRPAYQGMEIQIYDVPHDPLNNKSNGAIYDAVAPTSDPSHPAGEWNAIEVSCQGTMVNVIINGREVISCDTSKHPDLKDRLKTGYIGLQNHRSPINFRNVRIKVS, from the coding sequence ATGGCAACACACCTGTCCCCAGAAGAACAAGCGGAAGGATTCACATCCTTATTCAACGGCAAAGACCTGAACGACTGGAGAATTATTGGACCGGAAGAAGGTTGGGAAGTCCAAAACGGATTGATAGTATGCAATGGCGAAGGCAGGGGATGGATACGCCCCAAAGCTATGTACACAGACTTTGTACTGCGCCTGGACTATCGAAACAGCGCGGGAGGAAACAGCGGAATATTCCTGCGGACAAGCGAAGAAGGACGCCCCGCCTATCAGGGAATGGAAATACAAATTTACGACGTACCGCACGACCCACTCAACAATAAATCAAACGGCGCCATCTACGATGCGGTCGCCCCCACGTCCGATCCGTCTCACCCGGCGGGAGAATGGAACGCCATTGAAGTATCCTGCCAAGGAACAATGGTAAACGTCATCATCAACGGACGCGAAGTCATATCCTGTGACACAAGCAAACACCCGGACCTCAAAGACCGCTTGAAAACCGGATACATCGGCCTTCAAAACCACCGCAGCCCCATTAATTTTCGGAATGTACGCATTAAGGTATCATAA
- a CDS encoding M14 family zinc carboxypeptidase produces the protein MKLKNGDIIIDDNFPCSSAREMRIIESGISEIGYKKEEIPQWFQDLLDELFDGAGVPKEYMAHVRVRHLGNRAKRVILRFLLSKKGANYMYPPWWIWRENTGWAWVPYENTDFHPTEHIDISVHIQPGETIRIASAPYEDPSVVCEKAQQLSQQYDIWTYREIGHSAQGRPICVLETQPRDLTLLVDATMQSCEPVSWGILHIAHSLTVPTANTQRLLDHVQFCLMPITNPDGVCEGRSVTNAMGEVPKFGINHLVEGKSAPRETAALWQYFLDKKPDASIEVHAHFTRPDFTRSIGMHDKASMPHHLRAKAKILEQAIFENYHVKPLKNRKVLIDPRQPEHNVYGDKHICEQAGTIRTFLQAIPDSIDAHNADVKEMVETVAHALIKWRETGTS, from the coding sequence ATGAAACTCAAAAACGGCGACATCATCATCGACGACAACTTCCCGTGCAGCAGTGCCAGAGAAATGCGGATAATAGAATCCGGCATAAGCGAAATTGGATACAAAAAAGAAGAAATCCCGCAATGGTTCCAGGACCTGTTGGACGAACTATTCGACGGTGCAGGCGTACCCAAAGAATACATGGCCCATGTGCGCGTGCGTCACCTCGGCAACCGCGCAAAACGGGTAATATTGCGATTCCTACTCAGCAAAAAAGGCGCGAACTACATGTATCCACCCTGGTGGATCTGGCGAGAAAACACGGGATGGGCGTGGGTACCTTATGAAAACACGGACTTTCACCCAACAGAACACATCGACATATCCGTTCACATCCAACCCGGAGAAACCATCCGCATCGCATCCGCCCCTTATGAAGACCCATCCGTCGTCTGCGAAAAAGCGCAACAACTATCCCAACAATACGACATCTGGACATACCGGGAAATCGGTCACTCTGCTCAGGGACGACCAATCTGCGTATTGGAAACCCAACCGCGCGACCTGACACTACTCGTCGATGCCACAATGCAATCCTGCGAACCCGTATCCTGGGGCATCTTGCACATAGCCCACAGCTTGACCGTCCCAACCGCAAACACACAGCGATTATTAGACCACGTACAATTCTGCCTCATGCCCATCACAAATCCCGACGGCGTTTGTGAAGGACGCAGCGTAACCAATGCCATGGGCGAAGTCCCAAAATTCGGAATTAACCACCTCGTAGAAGGCAAAAGCGCGCCCAGAGAAACCGCGGCACTGTGGCAGTACTTCCTCGACAAAAAGCCAGATGCATCCATAGAAGTCCACGCCCACTTTACGCGGCCAGACTTCACGCGAAGCATTGGCATGCACGACAAAGCATCCATGCCGCATCATCTTCGGGCAAAAGCGAAAATCCTCGAACAAGCAATCTTCGAAAACTACCACGTCAAACCGCTGAAAAATCGGAAAGTATTGATCGACCCCCGACAACCCGAACACAACGTCTATGGCGACAAACACATCTGCGAACAAGCCGGCACAATCCGCACCTTTTTACAAGCCATCCCCGACAGCATTGACGCGCACAACGCCGACGTCAAAGAAATGGTAGAAACCGTCGCCCACGCGCTCATCAAATGGCGGGAAACTGGTACATCGTAG
- a CDS encoding sulfatase, with the protein MSDDRPNILYVFSDQQRASAMGCYYGDEDLNTPQFDAFAAEGMRLDAAVSSTPVCTPYRAMLMTGKYGHHTGVTTNRFYPDLSVYPCIGTALSAAGYGCGYIGKWHLGEIQVDAGDPLRLGFDDEWYVGDNAHNYYEWAYATDSRDPVAGGGFYRPQIETDRAIEYIKNRAGSGPWCLFMSWGPPHPPLIAPDPYVAPYLDRDLNLHPNTSKLSGDRASAVSDWYAHYYGMTEGLDIEWGRLMRALEESGQADNTIVMYSSDHGEMLGSQGLRGKRWPYRESTQVPFLIRWPGRVEAGCSLSMPFGTPDIFPTLCGLTGVDVPADLDGGDFSGAILGQPNARTQAYAYTTMHHTFAVWPGWRGVRTERYNYARLENGPWVLFDLENDPYEERNLVGEDPKLVAELDSLLQEAMGTCGDTWRGVSQACGDWKAWLGEKQVQQQGPDAVYPGSEAVREWARGI; encoded by the coding sequence ATGTCCGATGATAGGCCAAATATATTGTATGTGTTTTCAGATCAGCAGCGGGCGTCTGCGATGGGGTGTTATTATGGCGATGAGGATCTCAATACGCCTCAATTTGATGCGTTTGCCGCTGAGGGGATGCGTCTGGATGCAGCGGTTTCGAGTACGCCTGTGTGTACGCCTTATCGCGCGATGTTGATGACGGGCAAATACGGCCATCATACGGGGGTGACGACCAATCGGTTTTATCCCGATTTGAGTGTGTATCCGTGTATTGGCACGGCGCTTAGCGCGGCCGGGTATGGATGCGGGTATATTGGCAAGTGGCATTTGGGCGAGATTCAGGTCGATGCGGGCGATCCGTTGCGTCTGGGTTTTGACGATGAGTGGTATGTGGGTGATAATGCGCATAATTACTACGAGTGGGCTTATGCCACGGATAGTAGGGACCCGGTTGCGGGTGGTGGCTTTTATCGACCGCAGATCGAGACGGATAGGGCGATTGAGTATATTAAAAATCGGGCGGGATCTGGACCGTGGTGTTTGTTTATGTCGTGGGGTCCGCCGCATCCGCCGCTTATAGCACCGGATCCCTATGTCGCGCCTTATCTGGATAGGGATTTGAATTTGCATCCGAATACGTCAAAGCTATCAGGTGATAGGGCGAGCGCTGTGAGCGATTGGTACGCGCATTATTACGGGATGACTGAGGGGCTGGATATTGAGTGGGGGCGGTTGATGCGCGCGCTGGAAGAGAGCGGGCAGGCGGATAATACGATTGTGATGTACTCATCCGATCACGGCGAGATGCTGGGTAGCCAGGGTTTGCGGGGCAAGCGATGGCCTTATCGAGAATCTACGCAGGTTCCGTTTTTGATTCGGTGGCCGGGCAGGGTTGAGGCTGGTTGTAGTTTGAGTATGCCGTTTGGTACGCCGGATATTTTTCCGACTTTGTGTGGGTTGACGGGTGTCGATGTTCCCGCTGATCTGGATGGGGGAGATTTTTCGGGCGCGATTCTGGGGCAGCCCAATGCGCGTACTCAGGCGTATGCCTATACGACGATGCATCACACTTTTGCAGTGTGGCCCGGGTGGCGTGGGGTGCGAACCGAGCGATATAATTACGCGCGTTTGGAGAACGGTCCCTGGGTTTTGTTCGATCTGGAGAACGACCCTTACGAGGAACGCAATCTGGTGGGGGAAGATCCCAAATTGGTTGCTGAGTTGGATAGTCTTTTGCAAGAGGCGATGGGTACATGCGGGGATACGTGGCGCGGGGTGAGCCAGGCGTGCGGCGATTGGAAGGCGTGGTTGGGAGAGAAGCAGGTTCAGCAGCAAGGGCCGGACGCCGTGTATCCAGGTTCTGAGGCGGTCAGGGAATGGGCGCGGGGGATTTAA